One stretch of Arachis hypogaea cultivar Tifrunner chromosome 20, arahy.Tifrunner.gnm2.J5K5, whole genome shotgun sequence DNA includes these proteins:
- the LOC140172891 gene encoding receptor-like serine/threonine-protein kinase SD1-8 isoform X4, with translation MRRIFFPHLNYLIIILISFFFITLSTSSDTLTGTQILTTNQTLLSQNQTFVLGFFRGSDTNYYLGIWYNNINPQTIVWVANRDNPIDNSTGYLMIGDNGNLVLLNSSGNPAWSSNQTNAKNPVLQLLDTGNLVLKDSSDKISSSYLWQSFDYPTDTLLPGLKIGWNLDTGTEKHLTSWKVKGEDPSSGDYTMKVDYHGLPEILLNKNQTIICRSGPWNGERFNGHPAMKDNTYGLKFNFTYDEHSVFFSFSITKSSLLSRTIVTSDSDGELQRYMWIQGSWNQFWYLPADQCDYYGQCGPYGVCDKDASPICTCMQGFRPKNQEAWNLRDGSDGCVRNTGLNCSTDKFLHLENMKLPETSSVFMNKSMTLDECGSLCKRNCSCTAYANIYITNGGSGCVMWLGQLFDMSVYRKDGQDLYVRLAAADIGSTSSNKNHRVVQAVGITLILVLGLVAICYLMKKSKQRSRGFVRRSHDWIMNAVVFSRKHLGDERNMDDLELPMFDFDTLTMATNNFSQDNKLGEGGFGSVYRGRLIEGQEIAVKRLSKNSGQGNEEFKNEVKLIVKLQHRNLVRLLGCCIEKDEKMLVYEYMENRGLDSILFDKSKKPLLDWERRFNIIYGIAKGLLYLHQDSRFRIIHRDLKTSNILLDNEMNPKISDFGMARIFDKDQMQAKTLRIVGTYGYMSPEYAMDGNFSIKSDVFSFGVMVLEIITGKKNRKFYSDNNELNLLGNVWRHWHKGTALTLIDPSIGNSYAKSKVMRCIHISLLCVQERAEDRPTMPSVVLMLSSEAPSMPKPKIPGFYARTNDPEIDSSSNKQNEIWSVNQVTITMLDAR, from the exons ATGAGGAGAATCTTCTTCCCACACCTTAACtacctcatcatcattcttattaGCTTCTTCTTCATCACTCTATCGACCTCCTCGGATACTTTAACCGGCACACAAATCCTCACAACCAACCAAACCCTGTTGTCACAAAACCAAACCTTTGTGCTGGGCTTCTTCAGAGGTTCCGACACCAACTATTACCTTGGAATATGGTATAACAACATCAATCCTCAAACAATAGTTTGGGTTGCAAACAGAGACAACCCCATTGATAACTCCACAGGCTATCTTATGATTGGAGACAATGGAAACCTTGTCCTCCTCAATTCATCCGGGAACCCTGCATGGTCCTCCAACCAAACCAACGCCAAGAATCCAGTTCTCCAGCTCCTTGATACTGGTAACCTTGTTCTCAAAGATTCATCAGACAAGATCAGTAGTAGCTACTTATGGCAGAGCTTCGATTACCCAACAGATACCTTGTTACCGGGGCTGAAGATCGGTTGGAACTTGGACACAGGAACGGAGAAGCACTTAACATCATGGAAAGTCAAAGGTGAGGACCCTTCAAGCGGTGACTACACTATGAAGGTAGATTACCATGGTTTACCTGAGATTCTCCTCAACAAAAACCAAACAATAATATGCCGAAGTGGTCCTTGGAATGGTGAGAGATTCAATGGGCACCCGGCGATGAAAGACAACACCTATGGTCTcaagttcaatttcacttatgaTGAGCAtagtgtgtttttctctttttccattaCAAAATCTTCCTTGTTGTCTAGAACAATTGTGACATCTGATTCTGATGGTGAGCTTCAACGCTACATGTGGATACAAGGAAGTTGGAACCAGTTCTGGTACCTACCAGCGGATCAATGCGATTACTATGGACAGTGTGGTCCGTACGGAGTGTGTGACAAAGATGCTTCGCCGATTTGCACTTGTATGCAGGGGTTCAGGCCTAAGAACCAGGAAGCTTGGAACTTGAGAGATGGGTCTGATGGGTGTGTGAGGAACACTGGTTTGAATTGTTCCACTGACAAGTTCTTGCATCTTGAGAACATGAAGCTGCCGGAGACAAGCAGCGTGTTTATGAATAAGAGTATGACACTTGATGAATGTGGGAGTTTGTGTAAGAGGAATTGTTCATGCACTGCATATGCAAACATCTACATCACAAATGGAGGAAGTGGCTGTGTTATGTGGCTTGGCCAACTCTTTGACATGAGCGTCTACCGTAAGGATGGTCAAGATCTCTATGTCAGATTGGCAGCTGCTGATATAG GATCTACTAGCTCCAACAAGAATCATAGAGTAGTCCAGGCTGTTGGCATCACACTTATTTTAGTTTTGGGATTGGTTGCTATTTGTTACCTAATGAAGAAGAGTAAACAAAGATCTAGAG GTTTTGTCCGCAGAAGTCATGATTGGATAATGAATGCGGTGGTGTTTTCTAGAAAACACTTAGGTGATGAAAGGAACATGGATGATCTGGAATTGCCAATGTTTGATTTCGATACCTTAACAATGGCTACAAACAATTTCTCTCAAGATAATAAACTTGGAGAAGGAGGCTTCGGTAGTGTTTATAGA GGAAGATTGATTGAAGGCCAAGAGATTGCTGTGAAGAGATTATCAAAGAATTCTGGACAAGGAAATGAAGAGTTCAAGAATGAAGTCAAGTTAATTGTCAAGCTGCAACACCGAAATCTTGTTCGGTTGCTTGGTTGCTGCATTGAGAAGGATGAGAAGATGTTGGTGTATGAGTATATGGAAAATAGAGGCCTTGATTCCATTTTATTTG ACAAATCGAAAAAACCCTTGCTTGATTGGGAAAGACGTttcaatattatatatgggatagcCAAAGGGCTTCTTTATTTGCATCAAGATTCGAGATTTCGAATTATTCATAGAGATCTCAAGACAAGTAACatattattagataatgaaatgAATCCAAAAATATCAGACTTTGGAATGGCTAGAATTTTTGACAAAGATCAAATGCAAGCAAAAACATTAAGAATTGTTGGAACATA TGGTTATATGTCTCCTGAATATGCTATGGACGGAAACTTCTCAATAAAATCTGATGTTTTTAGCTTTGGAGTTATGGTATTGGAGATTATAACTGGAAAAAAGAATCGAAAGTTTTACAGTGATAACAATGAATTGAATCTTCTAGGAAAT GTATGGAGGCATTGGCATAAAGGAACTGCACTGACACTAATTGATCCATCCATTGGCAATTCATATGCAAAATCTAAAGTTATGAGATGCATACATATTAGTCTCTTATGTGTACAAGAACGTGCAGAAGATAGACCAACAATGCCTTCAGTGGTCTTAATGTTGAGTAGTGAAGCTCCATCAATGCCAAAACCTAAAATTCCTGGATTTTACGCAAGGACAAATGATCCAGAGATTGATTCATCTTCAAACAAGCAAAATGAAATATGGAGTGTGAATCAAGTCACAATCACAATGTTAGATGCTAGGTAG
- the LOC140172891 gene encoding receptor-like serine/threonine-protein kinase SD1-8 isoform X1, with product MRRIFFPHLNYLIIILISFFFITLSTSSDTLTGTQILTTNQTLLSQNQTFVLGFFRGSDTNYYLGIWYNNINPQTIVWVANRDNPIDNSTGYLMIGDNGNLVLLNSSGNPAWSSNQTNAKNPVLQLLDTGNLVLKDSSDKISSSYLWQSFDYPTDTLLPGLKIGWNLDTGTEKHLTSWKVKGEDPSSGDYTMKVDYHGLPEILLNKNQTIICRSGPWNGERFNGHPAMKDNTYGLKFNFTYDEHSVFFSFSITKSSLLSRTIVTSDSDGELQRYMWIQGSWNQFWYLPADQCDYYGQCGPYGVCDKDASPICTCMQGFRPKNQEAWNLRDGSDGCVRNTGLNCSTDKFLHLENMKLPETSSVFMNKSMTLDECGSLCKRNCSCTAYANIYITNGGSGCVMWLGQLFDMSVYRKDGQDLYVRLAAADIGSTSSNKNHRVVQAVGITLILVLGLVAICYLMKKSKQRSRAAIPGFVRRSHDWIMNAVVFSRKHLGDERNMDDLELPMFDFDTLTMATNNFSQDNKLGEGGFGSVYRGRLIEGQEIAVKRLSKNSGQGNEEFKNEVKLIVKLQHRNLVRLLGCCIEKDEKMLVYEYMENRGLDSILFGSIVYFNIFYFLIMIYICFALILSLYVLIITDVADKSKKPLLDWERRFNIIYGIAKGLLYLHQDSRFRIIHRDLKTSNILLDNEMNPKISDFGMARIFDKDQMQAKTLRIVGTYGYMSPEYAMDGNFSIKSDVFSFGVMVLEIITGKKNRKFYSDNNELNLLGNVWRHWHKGTALTLIDPSIGNSYAKSKVMRCIHISLLCVQERAEDRPTMPSVVLMLSSEAPSMPKPKIPGFYARTNDPEIDSSSNKQNEIWSVNQVTITMLDAR from the exons ATGAGGAGAATCTTCTTCCCACACCTTAACtacctcatcatcattcttattaGCTTCTTCTTCATCACTCTATCGACCTCCTCGGATACTTTAACCGGCACACAAATCCTCACAACCAACCAAACCCTGTTGTCACAAAACCAAACCTTTGTGCTGGGCTTCTTCAGAGGTTCCGACACCAACTATTACCTTGGAATATGGTATAACAACATCAATCCTCAAACAATAGTTTGGGTTGCAAACAGAGACAACCCCATTGATAACTCCACAGGCTATCTTATGATTGGAGACAATGGAAACCTTGTCCTCCTCAATTCATCCGGGAACCCTGCATGGTCCTCCAACCAAACCAACGCCAAGAATCCAGTTCTCCAGCTCCTTGATACTGGTAACCTTGTTCTCAAAGATTCATCAGACAAGATCAGTAGTAGCTACTTATGGCAGAGCTTCGATTACCCAACAGATACCTTGTTACCGGGGCTGAAGATCGGTTGGAACTTGGACACAGGAACGGAGAAGCACTTAACATCATGGAAAGTCAAAGGTGAGGACCCTTCAAGCGGTGACTACACTATGAAGGTAGATTACCATGGTTTACCTGAGATTCTCCTCAACAAAAACCAAACAATAATATGCCGAAGTGGTCCTTGGAATGGTGAGAGATTCAATGGGCACCCGGCGATGAAAGACAACACCTATGGTCTcaagttcaatttcacttatgaTGAGCAtagtgtgtttttctctttttccattaCAAAATCTTCCTTGTTGTCTAGAACAATTGTGACATCTGATTCTGATGGTGAGCTTCAACGCTACATGTGGATACAAGGAAGTTGGAACCAGTTCTGGTACCTACCAGCGGATCAATGCGATTACTATGGACAGTGTGGTCCGTACGGAGTGTGTGACAAAGATGCTTCGCCGATTTGCACTTGTATGCAGGGGTTCAGGCCTAAGAACCAGGAAGCTTGGAACTTGAGAGATGGGTCTGATGGGTGTGTGAGGAACACTGGTTTGAATTGTTCCACTGACAAGTTCTTGCATCTTGAGAACATGAAGCTGCCGGAGACAAGCAGCGTGTTTATGAATAAGAGTATGACACTTGATGAATGTGGGAGTTTGTGTAAGAGGAATTGTTCATGCACTGCATATGCAAACATCTACATCACAAATGGAGGAAGTGGCTGTGTTATGTGGCTTGGCCAACTCTTTGACATGAGCGTCTACCGTAAGGATGGTCAAGATCTCTATGTCAGATTGGCAGCTGCTGATATAG GATCTACTAGCTCCAACAAGAATCATAGAGTAGTCCAGGCTGTTGGCATCACACTTATTTTAGTTTTGGGATTGGTTGCTATTTGTTACCTAATGAAGAAGAGTAAACAAAGATCTAGAG CCGCTATTCCAGGTTTTGTCCGCAGAAGTCATGATTGGATAATGAATGCGGTGGTGTTTTCTAGAAAACACTTAGGTGATGAAAGGAACATGGATGATCTGGAATTGCCAATGTTTGATTTCGATACCTTAACAATGGCTACAAACAATTTCTCTCAAGATAATAAACTTGGAGAAGGAGGCTTCGGTAGTGTTTATAGA GGAAGATTGATTGAAGGCCAAGAGATTGCTGTGAAGAGATTATCAAAGAATTCTGGACAAGGAAATGAAGAGTTCAAGAATGAAGTCAAGTTAATTGTCAAGCTGCAACACCGAAATCTTGTTCGGTTGCTTGGTTGCTGCATTGAGAAGGATGAGAAGATGTTGGTGTATGAGTATATGGAAAATAGAGGCCTTGATTCCATTTTATTTGGTAGTATTGTTTATTTCAATATTTTCTACTTTCTGATTATGATCTATATTTGTTTTGCTCTTATCCTTAGTTTATATGTATTAATAATAACTGATGTTGCAGACAAATCGAAAAAACCCTTGCTTGATTGGGAAAGACGTttcaatattatatatgggatagcCAAAGGGCTTCTTTATTTGCATCAAGATTCGAGATTTCGAATTATTCATAGAGATCTCAAGACAAGTAACatattattagataatgaaatgAATCCAAAAATATCAGACTTTGGAATGGCTAGAATTTTTGACAAAGATCAAATGCAAGCAAAAACATTAAGAATTGTTGGAACATA TGGTTATATGTCTCCTGAATATGCTATGGACGGAAACTTCTCAATAAAATCTGATGTTTTTAGCTTTGGAGTTATGGTATTGGAGATTATAACTGGAAAAAAGAATCGAAAGTTTTACAGTGATAACAATGAATTGAATCTTCTAGGAAAT GTATGGAGGCATTGGCATAAAGGAACTGCACTGACACTAATTGATCCATCCATTGGCAATTCATATGCAAAATCTAAAGTTATGAGATGCATACATATTAGTCTCTTATGTGTACAAGAACGTGCAGAAGATAGACCAACAATGCCTTCAGTGGTCTTAATGTTGAGTAGTGAAGCTCCATCAATGCCAAAACCTAAAATTCCTGGATTTTACGCAAGGACAAATGATCCAGAGATTGATTCATCTTCAAACAAGCAAAATGAAATATGGAGTGTGAATCAAGTCACAATCACAATGTTAGATGCTAGGTAG
- the LOC140172891 gene encoding receptor-like serine/threonine-protein kinase SD1-8 isoform X3, whose translation MRRIFFPHLNYLIIILISFFFITLSTSSDTLTGTQILTTNQTLLSQNQTFVLGFFRGSDTNYYLGIWYNNINPQTIVWVANRDNPIDNSTGYLMIGDNGNLVLLNSSGNPAWSSNQTNAKNPVLQLLDTGNLVLKDSSDKISSSYLWQSFDYPTDTLLPGLKIGWNLDTGTEKHLTSWKVKGEDPSSGDYTMKVDYHGLPEILLNKNQTIICRSGPWNGERFNGHPAMKDNTYGLKFNFTYDEHSVFFSFSITKSSLLSRTIVTSDSDGELQRYMWIQGSWNQFWYLPADQCDYYGQCGPYGVCDKDASPICTCMQGFRPKNQEAWNLRDGSDGCVRNTGLNCSTDKFLHLENMKLPETSSVFMNKSMTLDECGSLCKRNCSCTAYANIYITNGGSGCVMWLGQLFDMSVYRKDGQDLYVRLAAADIGSTSSNKNHRVVQAVGITLILVLGLVAICYLMKKSKQRSRAAIPGFVRRSHDWIMNAVVFSRKHLGDERNMDDLELPMFDFDTLTMATNNFSQDNKLGEGGFGSVYRGRLIEGQEIAVKRLSKNSGQGNEEFKNEVKLIVKLQHRNLVRLLGCCIEKDEKMLVYEYMENRGLDSILFDKSKKPLLDWERRFNIIYGIAKGLLYLHQDSRFRIIHRDLKTSNILLDNEMNPKISDFGMARIFDKDQMQAKTLRIVGTYGYMSPEYAMDGNFSIKSDVFSFGVMVLEIITGKKNRKFYSDNNELNLLGNVWRHWHKGTALTLIDPSIGNSYAKSKVMRCIHISLLCVQERAEDRPTMPSVVLMLSSEAPSMPKPKIPGFYARTNDPEIDSSSNKQNEIWSVNQVTITMLDAR comes from the exons ATGAGGAGAATCTTCTTCCCACACCTTAACtacctcatcatcattcttattaGCTTCTTCTTCATCACTCTATCGACCTCCTCGGATACTTTAACCGGCACACAAATCCTCACAACCAACCAAACCCTGTTGTCACAAAACCAAACCTTTGTGCTGGGCTTCTTCAGAGGTTCCGACACCAACTATTACCTTGGAATATGGTATAACAACATCAATCCTCAAACAATAGTTTGGGTTGCAAACAGAGACAACCCCATTGATAACTCCACAGGCTATCTTATGATTGGAGACAATGGAAACCTTGTCCTCCTCAATTCATCCGGGAACCCTGCATGGTCCTCCAACCAAACCAACGCCAAGAATCCAGTTCTCCAGCTCCTTGATACTGGTAACCTTGTTCTCAAAGATTCATCAGACAAGATCAGTAGTAGCTACTTATGGCAGAGCTTCGATTACCCAACAGATACCTTGTTACCGGGGCTGAAGATCGGTTGGAACTTGGACACAGGAACGGAGAAGCACTTAACATCATGGAAAGTCAAAGGTGAGGACCCTTCAAGCGGTGACTACACTATGAAGGTAGATTACCATGGTTTACCTGAGATTCTCCTCAACAAAAACCAAACAATAATATGCCGAAGTGGTCCTTGGAATGGTGAGAGATTCAATGGGCACCCGGCGATGAAAGACAACACCTATGGTCTcaagttcaatttcacttatgaTGAGCAtagtgtgtttttctctttttccattaCAAAATCTTCCTTGTTGTCTAGAACAATTGTGACATCTGATTCTGATGGTGAGCTTCAACGCTACATGTGGATACAAGGAAGTTGGAACCAGTTCTGGTACCTACCAGCGGATCAATGCGATTACTATGGACAGTGTGGTCCGTACGGAGTGTGTGACAAAGATGCTTCGCCGATTTGCACTTGTATGCAGGGGTTCAGGCCTAAGAACCAGGAAGCTTGGAACTTGAGAGATGGGTCTGATGGGTGTGTGAGGAACACTGGTTTGAATTGTTCCACTGACAAGTTCTTGCATCTTGAGAACATGAAGCTGCCGGAGACAAGCAGCGTGTTTATGAATAAGAGTATGACACTTGATGAATGTGGGAGTTTGTGTAAGAGGAATTGTTCATGCACTGCATATGCAAACATCTACATCACAAATGGAGGAAGTGGCTGTGTTATGTGGCTTGGCCAACTCTTTGACATGAGCGTCTACCGTAAGGATGGTCAAGATCTCTATGTCAGATTGGCAGCTGCTGATATAG GATCTACTAGCTCCAACAAGAATCATAGAGTAGTCCAGGCTGTTGGCATCACACTTATTTTAGTTTTGGGATTGGTTGCTATTTGTTACCTAATGAAGAAGAGTAAACAAAGATCTAGAG CCGCTATTCCAGGTTTTGTCCGCAGAAGTCATGATTGGATAATGAATGCGGTGGTGTTTTCTAGAAAACACTTAGGTGATGAAAGGAACATGGATGATCTGGAATTGCCAATGTTTGATTTCGATACCTTAACAATGGCTACAAACAATTTCTCTCAAGATAATAAACTTGGAGAAGGAGGCTTCGGTAGTGTTTATAGA GGAAGATTGATTGAAGGCCAAGAGATTGCTGTGAAGAGATTATCAAAGAATTCTGGACAAGGAAATGAAGAGTTCAAGAATGAAGTCAAGTTAATTGTCAAGCTGCAACACCGAAATCTTGTTCGGTTGCTTGGTTGCTGCATTGAGAAGGATGAGAAGATGTTGGTGTATGAGTATATGGAAAATAGAGGCCTTGATTCCATTTTATTTG ACAAATCGAAAAAACCCTTGCTTGATTGGGAAAGACGTttcaatattatatatgggatagcCAAAGGGCTTCTTTATTTGCATCAAGATTCGAGATTTCGAATTATTCATAGAGATCTCAAGACAAGTAACatattattagataatgaaatgAATCCAAAAATATCAGACTTTGGAATGGCTAGAATTTTTGACAAAGATCAAATGCAAGCAAAAACATTAAGAATTGTTGGAACATA TGGTTATATGTCTCCTGAATATGCTATGGACGGAAACTTCTCAATAAAATCTGATGTTTTTAGCTTTGGAGTTATGGTATTGGAGATTATAACTGGAAAAAAGAATCGAAAGTTTTACAGTGATAACAATGAATTGAATCTTCTAGGAAAT GTATGGAGGCATTGGCATAAAGGAACTGCACTGACACTAATTGATCCATCCATTGGCAATTCATATGCAAAATCTAAAGTTATGAGATGCATACATATTAGTCTCTTATGTGTACAAGAACGTGCAGAAGATAGACCAACAATGCCTTCAGTGGTCTTAATGTTGAGTAGTGAAGCTCCATCAATGCCAAAACCTAAAATTCCTGGATTTTACGCAAGGACAAATGATCCAGAGATTGATTCATCTTCAAACAAGCAAAATGAAATATGGAGTGTGAATCAAGTCACAATCACAATGTTAGATGCTAGGTAG
- the LOC140172891 gene encoding receptor-like serine/threonine-protein kinase SD1-8 isoform X2, whose translation MRRIFFPHLNYLIIILISFFFITLSTSSDTLTGTQILTTNQTLLSQNQTFVLGFFRGSDTNYYLGIWYNNINPQTIVWVANRDNPIDNSTGYLMIGDNGNLVLLNSSGNPAWSSNQTNAKNPVLQLLDTGNLVLKDSSDKISSSYLWQSFDYPTDTLLPGLKIGWNLDTGTEKHLTSWKVKGEDPSSGDYTMKVDYHGLPEILLNKNQTIICRSGPWNGERFNGHPAMKDNTYGLKFNFTYDEHSVFFSFSITKSSLLSRTIVTSDSDGELQRYMWIQGSWNQFWYLPADQCDYYGQCGPYGVCDKDASPICTCMQGFRPKNQEAWNLRDGSDGCVRNTGLNCSTDKFLHLENMKLPETSSVFMNKSMTLDECGSLCKRNCSCTAYANIYITNGGSGCVMWLGQLFDMSVYRKDGQDLYVRLAAADIGSTSSNKNHRVVQAVGITLILVLGLVAICYLMKKSKQRSRGFVRRSHDWIMNAVVFSRKHLGDERNMDDLELPMFDFDTLTMATNNFSQDNKLGEGGFGSVYRGRLIEGQEIAVKRLSKNSGQGNEEFKNEVKLIVKLQHRNLVRLLGCCIEKDEKMLVYEYMENRGLDSILFGSIVYFNIFYFLIMIYICFALILSLYVLIITDVADKSKKPLLDWERRFNIIYGIAKGLLYLHQDSRFRIIHRDLKTSNILLDNEMNPKISDFGMARIFDKDQMQAKTLRIVGTYGYMSPEYAMDGNFSIKSDVFSFGVMVLEIITGKKNRKFYSDNNELNLLGNVWRHWHKGTALTLIDPSIGNSYAKSKVMRCIHISLLCVQERAEDRPTMPSVVLMLSSEAPSMPKPKIPGFYARTNDPEIDSSSNKQNEIWSVNQVTITMLDAR comes from the exons ATGAGGAGAATCTTCTTCCCACACCTTAACtacctcatcatcattcttattaGCTTCTTCTTCATCACTCTATCGACCTCCTCGGATACTTTAACCGGCACACAAATCCTCACAACCAACCAAACCCTGTTGTCACAAAACCAAACCTTTGTGCTGGGCTTCTTCAGAGGTTCCGACACCAACTATTACCTTGGAATATGGTATAACAACATCAATCCTCAAACAATAGTTTGGGTTGCAAACAGAGACAACCCCATTGATAACTCCACAGGCTATCTTATGATTGGAGACAATGGAAACCTTGTCCTCCTCAATTCATCCGGGAACCCTGCATGGTCCTCCAACCAAACCAACGCCAAGAATCCAGTTCTCCAGCTCCTTGATACTGGTAACCTTGTTCTCAAAGATTCATCAGACAAGATCAGTAGTAGCTACTTATGGCAGAGCTTCGATTACCCAACAGATACCTTGTTACCGGGGCTGAAGATCGGTTGGAACTTGGACACAGGAACGGAGAAGCACTTAACATCATGGAAAGTCAAAGGTGAGGACCCTTCAAGCGGTGACTACACTATGAAGGTAGATTACCATGGTTTACCTGAGATTCTCCTCAACAAAAACCAAACAATAATATGCCGAAGTGGTCCTTGGAATGGTGAGAGATTCAATGGGCACCCGGCGATGAAAGACAACACCTATGGTCTcaagttcaatttcacttatgaTGAGCAtagtgtgtttttctctttttccattaCAAAATCTTCCTTGTTGTCTAGAACAATTGTGACATCTGATTCTGATGGTGAGCTTCAACGCTACATGTGGATACAAGGAAGTTGGAACCAGTTCTGGTACCTACCAGCGGATCAATGCGATTACTATGGACAGTGTGGTCCGTACGGAGTGTGTGACAAAGATGCTTCGCCGATTTGCACTTGTATGCAGGGGTTCAGGCCTAAGAACCAGGAAGCTTGGAACTTGAGAGATGGGTCTGATGGGTGTGTGAGGAACACTGGTTTGAATTGTTCCACTGACAAGTTCTTGCATCTTGAGAACATGAAGCTGCCGGAGACAAGCAGCGTGTTTATGAATAAGAGTATGACACTTGATGAATGTGGGAGTTTGTGTAAGAGGAATTGTTCATGCACTGCATATGCAAACATCTACATCACAAATGGAGGAAGTGGCTGTGTTATGTGGCTTGGCCAACTCTTTGACATGAGCGTCTACCGTAAGGATGGTCAAGATCTCTATGTCAGATTGGCAGCTGCTGATATAG GATCTACTAGCTCCAACAAGAATCATAGAGTAGTCCAGGCTGTTGGCATCACACTTATTTTAGTTTTGGGATTGGTTGCTATTTGTTACCTAATGAAGAAGAGTAAACAAAGATCTAGAG GTTTTGTCCGCAGAAGTCATGATTGGATAATGAATGCGGTGGTGTTTTCTAGAAAACACTTAGGTGATGAAAGGAACATGGATGATCTGGAATTGCCAATGTTTGATTTCGATACCTTAACAATGGCTACAAACAATTTCTCTCAAGATAATAAACTTGGAGAAGGAGGCTTCGGTAGTGTTTATAGA GGAAGATTGATTGAAGGCCAAGAGATTGCTGTGAAGAGATTATCAAAGAATTCTGGACAAGGAAATGAAGAGTTCAAGAATGAAGTCAAGTTAATTGTCAAGCTGCAACACCGAAATCTTGTTCGGTTGCTTGGTTGCTGCATTGAGAAGGATGAGAAGATGTTGGTGTATGAGTATATGGAAAATAGAGGCCTTGATTCCATTTTATTTGGTAGTATTGTTTATTTCAATATTTTCTACTTTCTGATTATGATCTATATTTGTTTTGCTCTTATCCTTAGTTTATATGTATTAATAATAACTGATGTTGCAGACAAATCGAAAAAACCCTTGCTTGATTGGGAAAGACGTttcaatattatatatgggatagcCAAAGGGCTTCTTTATTTGCATCAAGATTCGAGATTTCGAATTATTCATAGAGATCTCAAGACAAGTAACatattattagataatgaaatgAATCCAAAAATATCAGACTTTGGAATGGCTAGAATTTTTGACAAAGATCAAATGCAAGCAAAAACATTAAGAATTGTTGGAACATA TGGTTATATGTCTCCTGAATATGCTATGGACGGAAACTTCTCAATAAAATCTGATGTTTTTAGCTTTGGAGTTATGGTATTGGAGATTATAACTGGAAAAAAGAATCGAAAGTTTTACAGTGATAACAATGAATTGAATCTTCTAGGAAAT GTATGGAGGCATTGGCATAAAGGAACTGCACTGACACTAATTGATCCATCCATTGGCAATTCATATGCAAAATCTAAAGTTATGAGATGCATACATATTAGTCTCTTATGTGTACAAGAACGTGCAGAAGATAGACCAACAATGCCTTCAGTGGTCTTAATGTTGAGTAGTGAAGCTCCATCAATGCCAAAACCTAAAATTCCTGGATTTTACGCAAGGACAAATGATCCAGAGATTGATTCATCTTCAAACAAGCAAAATGAAATATGGAGTGTGAATCAAGTCACAATCACAATGTTAGATGCTAGGTAG
- the LOC140183325 gene encoding uncharacterized protein, producing MCGYADLRIGSADITAKSAIRSDHSADPIRSDGSTDRIISAKFGSVADNYRRYADIIRSMCSPILDHLKGLNRHISTSVEAVSDDVKLRGNAYAGVVEQVSLLNKLGAEVNGNMVKEISGENKASTNGWFHFRLMRSLMRLEDGVMEMLKWVG from the exons atgtgcggatatgcggatttgcggatcggatccgcggatatcactgccaaatccgcaatccgatccgaccatagtgcggatccgatccgatccgatggctctacggatcggataatatccgcaaaatTCGGATCGGTTGCGGATAATTACCGCAgatatgcggatattatccgatccatgtgcagCCCTATTCTCGATCATCTGAAGGGGCTTAATCGCCATATCTCCACATCGGTGGAGGCAGTGAGCGATGATGTAAAGTTGAGGGGAAACGCTTATGCAGGAGTTGTAGAACAG GTATCTCTGCTGAATAAATTGGGAGCAGAGGTTAATGGCAACATGGTGAAAGAG ATTTCTGGTGAGAATAAAGCCTCTACCAATGGCTGGTTCCATTTCCGATTGATGCGGTCATTGATGAGGTTGGAGGATGGTGTCATGGAGATGTTAAAATGGGTGGGGTAG